Proteins encoded in a region of the Toxorhynchites rutilus septentrionalis strain SRP unplaced genomic scaffold, ASM2978413v1 HiC_scaffold_15, whole genome shotgun sequence genome:
- the LOC129781581 gene encoding uncharacterized protein LOC129781581 isoform X1, translating into MDRTSVTSRIPTGLRVPRGYRATQAIGGKAESGGKVRFPSKTIPTANEIDPEESLIEDENFPPLFYEDIEDTGDDPYDWEPINISEIDEVYFRKLKAEWELQKMRVENSRLRQENQRLKTAAKGVRLFKYCCLKMLLVVAGEVAQSLFV; encoded by the exons atggACCGAACGAGCGTTACATCCCGAATTCCGACcggcttgagggttccgagaggctatcgggccacccaagcaatTGGAGGTAaagcggaatcgggagggaaagttcgttttccaagcaag actATTCCAACCGCGAACGAAATAGATCCTGAAGAGAGCTTGATTGAGGACGAAAATTTTCCGCCGTTGTTCTATGAAGACATAGAGGATACTGGAGACGACCcgtacgactgggagccgataaACATTTCCGAGATCGACGAGGTATATTTTCGGAAGCTGAAGGCTGAATgggagcttcaaaaaatgagAGTGGAAAACTccagattgcggcaggagaatcaacggctaAAAACAGCAGCAAAAGGGGTAAGACTatttaagtattgttgtttgaaaatgctgctggttgttgcaggagaagtggcgcagtcgctctttgtttaa
- the LOC129781581 gene encoding uncharacterized protein LOC129781581 isoform X2, translating into MDRTSVTSRIPTGLRVPRGYRATQAIGGKAESGGKVRFPSKTIPTANEIDPEESLIEDENFPPLFYEDIEDTGDDPYDWEPINISEIDEVYFRKLKAEWELQKMRVENSRLRQENQRLKTAAKGLLLSIHY; encoded by the exons atggACCGAACGAGCGTTACATCCCGAATTCCGACcggcttgagggttccgagaggctatcgggccacccaagcaatTGGAGGTAaagcggaatcgggagggaaagttcgttttccaagcaag actATTCCAACCGCGAACGAAATAGATCCTGAAGAGAGCTTGATTGAGGACGAAAATTTTCCGCCGTTGTTCTATGAAGACATAGAGGATACTGGAGACGACCcgtacgactgggagccgataaACATTTCCGAGATCGACGAGGTATATTTTCGGAAGCTGAAGGCTGAATgggagcttcaaaaaatgagAGTGGAAAACTccagattgcggcaggagaatcaacggctaAAAACAGCAGCAAAAGGG cTTCTTTTATCAATACACTactga
- the LOC129781559 gene encoding uncharacterized protein K02A2.6-like, giving the protein MTKWSESAIASNDDGQNSVDPTGVINNQRQQNQPIIPVSAVHYQQQFIPVSAAQQQQYAPFPPHQPQAQVGSDVFVQILQMMQQQHREMMTQLIQQQQQSDEKHERFLRTIASSINVQVPPNPEQILDSSAGNIKEFRFEADSNVTFAAWYSRYDDLFEKDAARLDGEAKGRLLLRKLGASEHERFLETVAKLKSLFGAKESVISRRYRCLQIAKNPAEDHVAFACRVNKACVEFELGKLSEEQFKCLVYVCGLKSENDVEIRTRLLTKIEERNDVTLEQLSEECQRLYNLKHDSAMIESPSTYDQVQAIRKFGGKRASAKPRKTGRRRRKQPVSAKVVVVDVCSVQQRRRYVSVGFSGTKIRLQLDTASDITVISREIWRSIGSPALSSATVKAKTASGSILSLDGEFECDVTIGSSTRRELIRVTEKQLLLLGSDLVDSFNLWAVPMDTFCCHVSGTPVSTGALKSSFPEVFSEKLGLCTRTKLKLELKENVRPVFCPKRPVAYAMYDTVDRELDRLEKLDIITPVDYSEWAAPIVVVRKSNGSIRICGDYSTGLNAALQSQQYPLPLPDDIFAKLAKCKIFSQIDLSDVFLQVEVDEQYRSLLTINTHRGLYLYNRLPPGLKITPGAFQQLIDTMLAGLKGTSGYLDDVIVGGETEEEHDLNLRGVLKRIQDFGFTIRVDKYLFRKQQIRYLGHIVDSRGLRPDPAKIEAITKLPPPADVSGVRSFLGAINYYGKFVPNMRMLRYPLDNLLKVETKFSWSPECQKAFDRFKQIHSSDLLLTHYDPKGEIIVSADASSVGLGATISHRFPDGTIKVVQHASRALTKAEQAYSQPDREGLAIIFAITKFHKMLFGRHFRLQTDHRPLLRIFGSKKGIPVYTANRLQRFALNLLLYDFEIEYVSTEKFGNADLLSRLIDQHIKPEEDYVIASLNLEEDIRSVVTNTVKVLPLNFIVVAQSTQADPLLRQVHRYVQNGWPQSTLDGSELRRFQSRQESLSVVDGCILFAERLVIPSLHRKRCLEQLNRGHPGMQRMKAIARSYVYWPTLDADIVSFVKACQQCASVARSPPHSPPVPWPKLTAPWQRVHVDFAGPIEGDYYLLAIDSFSKWPEIIRTTRITSAATISILRALFARLGMPVTLVSDNGTQFTSTEFADFCHQSLSPVLREPW; this is encoded by the exons ATGAC AAAGTGGAGTGAAAGCGCGATTGCGAGCAACGACGACGGGCAGAATAGTGTTGACCCCACGGGTGTGATAAACAATCAACGGCAACAAAACCAGCCGATTATCCCCGTGTCGGCGGTCCACTATCAGCAGCAGTTTATTCCCGTCTCTGCCGCCCAGCAACAGCAGTACGCGCCTTTCCCGCCCCACCAACCGCAAGCACAGGTCGGTAGCGATGTGTTCGTGCAAATTTTGCAAATgatgcagcagcagcaccgAGAGATGATGACCCAACTgattcaacagcagcagcaaagtGATGAGAAGCATGAACGCTTTCTCCGTACGATCGCATCGTCAATCAACGTGCAGGTACCACCGAATCCGGAACAGATCCTTGACTCTTCGGCCGGCAACATCAAGGAATTCCGGTTCGAGGCCGACTCCAACGTGACGTTTGCGGCTTGGTACTCGAGATACGACGATCTCTTCGAGAAGGATGCTGCTAGATTGGACGGTGAAGCAAAAGGTCGTCTTCTTTTGCGAAAGCTGGGTGCATCGGAGCACGAACG CTTCCTGGAAACAGTGGCCAAGCTCAAGAGCCTGTTCGGAGCAAAAGAATCGGTGATCAGCCGTCGCTACCGATGCCTGCAGATAGCGAAAAATCCTGCAGAGGACCATGTGGCATTCGCTTGCCGCGTAAACAAGGCTTGCGTGGAGTTTGAGCTGGGTAAGCTCTCGGAGGAGCAATTCAAGTGCTTGGTCTACGTGTGTGGTTTAAAATCGGAGAACGACGTCGAGATTCGCACCCGCCTCCTCACGAAAATAGAAGAGAGAAATGACGTGACGTTGGAGCAACTTTCGGAGGAGTGCCAGCGGCTGTACAACCTGAAGCACGACAGCGCCATGATCGAATCTCCGTCCACGTACGACCAAGTACAAGCGATAAGAAAATTTGGTGGGAAGCG TGCCAGTGCCAAACCCCGAAAAACTGGAAGGAGGCGCAGGAAGCAACCAGTGTCCGCCAAGGTGGTGGTAGTCGATGTGTGCAGTGTGCAGCAACGACGCAGATATGTCTCCGTGGGCTTTTCTGGAACAAAAATTCGCCTGCAACTCGATACCGCCTCAGACATCACCGTCATTAGCAGGGAGATTTGGCGGAGCATTGGCAGTCCTGCGTTATCGTCAGCAACGGTGAAGGCGAAGACGGCATCTGGCAGCATACTATCGCTCGATGGGGAGTTCGAGTGCGACGTCACCATCGGAAGCAGTACACGACGTGAGCTCATCCGTGTAACCGAGAAGCAGCTGCTGTTACTCGGATCCGATTTGGTCGACAGTTTCAACCTTTGGGCCGTCCCTATGGACACCTTCTGCTGCCACGTGTCTGGAACGCCAGTGTCGACAGGTGCACTCAAGTCGTCTTTTCCAGAGGTCTTCAGCGAGAAGCTCGGCTTGTGCACCAGAACAAAATTGAAGTTGGAGTTGAAAGAAAACGTTCGACCCGTCTTCTGTCCGAAGCGTCCGGTAGCTTACGCTATGTATGATACCGTTGATCGCGAGCTCGACCGGTTAGAGAAATTGGACATCATCACCCCGGTCGATTATTCGGAGTGGGCCGCTCCGATCGTCGTAGTCCGCAAGTCCAATGGCTCCATCAGGATTTGCGGAGACTACTCAACGGGTCTGAATGCAGCTCTCCAATCACAGCAGTATCCACTTCCACTTCCGGATGACATCTTCGCCAAGCTGGCTAAGTGTAAGATCTTCAGCCAGATAGATTTGTCCGACGTCTTCTTACAGGTGGAAGTTGACGAGCAGTACCGTAGTTTGCTGACGATCAATACGCATCGTGGTCTCTACCTCTACAACCGCCTGCCGCCGGGTTTGAAGATCACGCCTGGCGCATTTCAGCAGCTCATCGACACGATGTTAGCCGGACTGAAGGGCACTTCTGGCTACCTCGATGACGTCATCGTCGGCGGAGAAACTGAAGAGGAGCACGACCTCAATCTACGGGGTGTCCTGAAGCGAATCCAAGATTTCGGATTCACGATTCGTGTTGACAAGTATTTGTTTCGCAAGCAGCAAATCCGATACTTGGGGCACATCGTCGACAGTCGCGGGTTGCGACCAGATCCGGCGAAAATCGAGGCGATCACCAAGCTGCCGCCTCCAGCCGATGTATCCGGTGTGCGATCGTTTTTGGGGGCCATCAACTACTACGGCAAGTTCGTCCCCAACATGCGCATGCTACGCTACCCGCTCGACAATCTCCTCAAGGTGGAGACGAAGTTCAGCTGGAGTCcggagtgccagaaagcgttcgACCGGTTCAAGCAGATTCACTCGTCGGATCTTCTCCTCACACACTACGATCCGAAGGGGGAAATCATCGTTTCTGCTGACGCTTCATCCGTTGGACTTGGGGCTACCATTAGCCATAGGTTCCCAGATGGAACCATCAAGGTGGTCCAACATGCATCCAGGGCGCTCACGAAGGCAGAACAGGCCTACAGTCAGCCCGATCGCGAAGGTCTGGCCAtcatcttcgccatcacgaagTTCCACAAAATGCTCTTCGGACGGCACTTCCGTTTGCAAACCGATCATCGCCCGCTGCTTCGTATCTTCGGCTCTAAGAAGGGAATTCCAGTGTACACTGCGAACCGCCTGCAACGCTTCGCCCTCAACTTGCTGCTCTACGACTTTGAGATCGAGTACGTGTCCACTGAGAAGTTCGGCAACGCAGACCTGCTCTCCCGGTTGATCGACCAGCACATCAAGCCTGAAGAGGACTACGTCATCGCGAGTCTCAATCTGGAAGAGGATATTAGGTCAGTAGTAACTAATACGGTTAAAGTGTTGCCTCTCAATTTCATAGTCGTTGCGCAAAGCACCCAAGCAGATCCGCTGCTCCGTCAAGTCCACCGCTACGTTCAGAACGGCTGGCCCCAGTCAACACTCGATGGGTCAGAACTTCGCCGGTTCCAATCAAGGCAGGAATCGCTCTCTGTGGTGGATGGGTGTATTTTGTTTGCCGAACGACTCGTCATTCCGTCGCTGCATCGGAAACGGTGCCTCGAACAGCTGAACCGTGGCCATCCGGGCATGCAGCGAATGAAAGCCATCGCTAGGAGCTACGTGTACTGGCCTACGTTGGATGCTGACATCGTCAGCTTCGTCAAGGCATGCCAGCAGTGTGCGTCTGTAGCTCGATCACCTCCTCACTCTCCACCGGTGCCGTGGCCCAAATTGACCGCTCCGTGGCAACGCGTCCACGTCGACTTCGCCGGTCCAATCGAAGGCGACTACTACCTGCTCGCTATCGATTCGTTCTCTAAGTGGCCCGAGATCATCCGAACGACCCGCATCACCTCTGCTGCGACCATCAGCATCTTGCGTGCGTTGTTCGCGCGGCTGGGTATGCCCGTAACCTTGGTCAGTGACAACGGTACCCAGTTTACCAGCACCGAATTTGCCGATTTCTGTCACCAGAGCCTGTCTCCAGTGCTGAGAGAACCATGGTAG
- the LOC129781574 gene encoding probable RNA helicase armi → MPASIERTSGCPGSCPNFLLKLYKKGVRLEDIGIITPYQQQVKTIRRILDESNLQKPKIGSVEEFQGQERMVIIISTVRTSKSLLQSDLQHALGFIASPKRLNVAISRARALLLIFGSPHLLSADKHWRNLLFRAINSGSYCGCDLPEHIDPTEPALNGDAHKEE, encoded by the coding sequence ATGCCAGCAAGCATCGAACGAACGTCGGGGTGCCCCGGATCATGTCCGAACTTCCTGCTGAAGCTCTACAAGAAAGGCGTTCGACTGGAAGACATTGGCATTATCACACCGTACCAACAGCAGGTCAAGACAATTCGGCGTATTCTGGATGAAAGTAATTTGCAGAAACCAAAAATCGGAAGCGTGGAGGAATTCCAAGGCCAGGAGCGTATGGTGATTATTATATCTACTGTGCGAACTTCGAAATCGCTGCTGCAAAGCGACCTGCAGCATGCACTTGGTTTCATTGCCAGCCCAAAGCGCTTGAATGTGGCCATCTCCCGTGCACGGGCGCTGCTTTTGATCTTCGGTAGCCCTCATCTGCTGTCAGCGGACAAACACTGGCGAAATCTGTTGTTCAGGGCGATTAATTCCGGTTCGTACTGTGGGTGCGATCTTCCCGAGCATATTGATCCCACGGAGCCAGCGCTGAATGGCGACGCACACAAGGAGGAGTGA
- the LOC129781573 gene encoding uncharacterized protein LOC129781573 isoform X1, producing the protein MDRTSVTSRIPTGLRVPRGYRATQAIGGKAESGGKVRFPSKTIPTANEIDPEESLIEDENFPPLFYEDIEDTGDDPYDWEPINISEIDEVYFRKLKAEWELQKMRVENSRLRQENQRLKTAAKGVRLFKYCCLKMLLVVAGEVAQSLFV; encoded by the exons atggACCGAACGAGCGTTACATCCCGAATTCCGACcggcttgagggttccgagaggctatcgggccacccaagcaatTGGAGGTAaagcggaatcgggagggaaagttcgttttccaagcaag actATTCCAACCGCGAACGAGATAGATCCTGAAGAGAGCTTGATTGAGGACGAAAATTTTCCGCCGTTGTTCTATGAAGACATAGAGGATACTGGAGACGACCcgtacgactgggagccgataaACATTTCCGAGATCGACGAGGTATATTTTCGGAAGCTGAAGGCTGAATgggagcttcaaaaaatgagAGTGGAAAACTccagattgcggcaggagaatcaacggctaAAAACAGCAGCAAAAGGGGTAAGACTatttaagtattgttgtttgaaaatgctgctggttgttgcaggagaagtggcgcagtcgctctttgTTTAA
- the LOC129781573 gene encoding uncharacterized protein LOC129781573 isoform X2 yields the protein MDRTSVTSRIPTGLRVPRGYRATQAIGGKAESGGKVRFPSKTIPTANEIDPEESLIEDENFPPLFYEDIEDTGDDPYDWEPINISEIDEVYFRKLKAEWELQKMRVENSRLRQENQRLKTAAKGLLLSIHY from the exons atggACCGAACGAGCGTTACATCCCGAATTCCGACcggcttgagggttccgagaggctatcgggccacccaagcaatTGGAGGTAaagcggaatcgggagggaaagttcgttttccaagcaag actATTCCAACCGCGAACGAGATAGATCCTGAAGAGAGCTTGATTGAGGACGAAAATTTTCCGCCGTTGTTCTATGAAGACATAGAGGATACTGGAGACGACCcgtacgactgggagccgataaACATTTCCGAGATCGACGAGGTATATTTTCGGAAGCTGAAGGCTGAATgggagcttcaaaaaatgagAGTGGAAAACTccagattgcggcaggagaatcaacggctaAAAACAGCAGCAAAAGGG cTTCTTTTATCAATACACTactga
- the LOC129781560 gene encoding uncharacterized protein K02A2.6-like — protein MQKKHREMMTQLIQQQQQSDEKHERFLRTIASSINVQVPPNPEQILDSSAGNIKEFRFEADSNVTFAAWYSRYDDLFEKDAARLDGEAKGRLLLRKLGASEHERFLETVAKLKSLFGAKESVISRRYRCLQIAKNPAEDHVAFACRVNKACVEFELGKLSEEQFKCLVYVCGLKSENDVEIRTRLLTKIEERNDVTLEQLSEECQRLYNLKHDSAMIESPSTYDQVQAIRKFGGKRASAKPRKTGRRRRKQPVSAKVVVVDVCSVQQRRRYVSVGFSGTKIRLQLDTASDITVISREIWRSIGSPALSSATVKAKTASGSILSLDGEFECDVTIGSSTRRELIRVTEKQLLLLGSDLVDSFNLWAVPMDTFCCHVSGTPVSTGALKSSFPEVFSEKLGLCTRTKLKLELKENVRPVFCPKRPVAYAMYDTVDRELDRLEKLDIITPVDYSEWAAPIVVVRKSNGSIRICGDYSTGLNAALQSQQYPLPLPDDIFAKLAKCKIFSQIDLSDVFLQVEVDEQYRSLLTINTHRGLYLYNRLPPGLKITPGAFQQLIDTMLAGLKGTSGYLDDVIVGGETEEEHDLNLRGVLKRIQDFGFTIRVDKYLFRKQQIRYLGHIVDSRGLRPDPAKIEAITKLPPPADVSGVRSFLGAINYYGKFVPNMRMLRYPLDNLLKVETKFSWSPECQKAFDRFKQIHSSDLLLTHYDPKGEIIVSADASSVGLGATISHRFPDGTIKVVQHASRALMKAEQAYSQPDREGLAIIFAITKFHKMLFGRHFRLQTDHRPLLRIFGSKKGIPVYTANRLQRFALNLLLYDFEIEYVSTEKFGNADLLSRLIDQHIKPEEDYVIASLNLEEDIRSVVTNTVKVLPLNFIVVAQSTQADPLLRQVHRYVQNGWPQSTLDGSELRRFQSRQESLSVVDGCILFAERLVIPSLHRKRCLEQLNRGHPGMQRMKAIARSYVYWPTLDADIVSFVKACQQCASVARSPPHSPPVPWPKLTAPWQRVHVDFAGPIEGDYYLLAIDSFSKWPEIIRTTRITSAATISILRALFARLGMPVTLVSDNGTQFTSTEFADFCHQSLSPVLREPW, from the exons ATGCAGAAGAAGCACCGAGAGATGATGACCCAACTgattcaacagcagcagcaaagtGATGAGAAGCATGAACGCTTTCTCCGTACGATCGCATCGTCAATCAACGTGCAGGTACCACCGAATCCGGAACAGATCCTTGACTCTTCGGCCGGCAACATCAAGGAATTCCGGTTCGAGGCCGACTCCAACGTGACGTTTGCGGCTTGGTACTCGAGATACGACGATCTCTTCGAGAAGGATGCTGCTAGATTGGACGGTGAAGCAAAAGGTCGTCTTCTTTTGCGAAAGCTGGGTGCATCGGAGCACGAACG CTTCCTGGAAACAGTGGCCAAGCTCAAGAGCCTGTTCGGAGCAAAAGAATCGGTGATCAGCCGTCGCTACCGATGCCTGCAGATAGCGAAAAATCCTGCAGAGGACCATGTGGCATTCGCTTGCCGCGTAAACAAGGCTTGCGTGGAGTTTGAGCTGGGTAAGCTCTCGGAGGAGCAATTCAAGTGCTTGGTCTACGTGTGTGGTTTAAAATCGGAGAACGACGTCGAGATTCGCACCCGCCTCCTCACGAAAATAGAAGAGAGAAATGACGTGACGTTGGAGCAACTTTCGGAGGAGTGCCAGCGGCTGTACAACCTGAAGCACGACAGCGCCATGATCGAATCTCCGTCCACGTACGACCAAGTACAAGCGATAAGAAAATTTGGTGGGAAGCG TGCCAGTGCCAAACCCCGAAAAACTGGAAGGAGGCGCAGGAAGCAACCAGTGTCCGCCAAGGTGGTGGTAGTCGATGTGTGCAGTGTGCAGCAACGACGCAGATATGTCTCCGTGGGCTTTTCTGGAACAAAAATTCGCCTGCAACTCGATACCGCCTCAGACATCACCGTCATTAGCAGGGAGATTTGGCGGAGCATTGGCAGTCCTGCGTTATCGTCAGCAACGGTGAAGGCGAAGACGGCATCTGGCAGCATACTATCGCTCGATGGGGAGTTCGAGTGCGACGTCACCATCGGAAGCAGTACACGACGTGAGCTCATCCGTGTAACCGAGAAGCAGCTGCTGTTACTCGGATCCGATTTGGTCGACAGTTTCAACCTTTGGGCCGTCCCTATGGACACCTTCTGCTGCCACGTGTCTGGAACGCCAGTGTCGACAGGTGCACTCAAGTCGTCTTTTCCAGAGGTCTTCAGCGAGAAGCTCGGCTTGTGCACCAGAACAAAATTGAAGTTGGAGTTGAAAGAAAACGTTCGACCCGTCTTCTGTCCGAAGCGTCCGGTAGCTTACGCTATGTATGATACCGTTGATCGCGAGCTCGACCGGTTAGAGAAATTGGACATCATCACCCCGGTCGATTATTCGGAGTGGGCCGCTCCGATCGTCGTAGTCCGCAAGTCCAATGGCTCCATCAGGATTTGCGGAGACTACTCAACGGGTCTGAATGCAGCTCTCCAATCACAGCAGTATCCACTTCCACTTCCGGATGACATCTTCGCCAAGCTGGCTAAGTGTAAGATCTTCAGCCAGATAGATTTGTCCGACGTCTTCTTACAGGTGGAAGTTGACGAGCAGTACCGTAGTTTGCTGACGATCAATACGCATCGTGGTCTCTACCTCTACAACCGCCTGCCGCCGGGTTTGAAGATCACGCCTGGCGCATTTCAGCAGCTCATCGACACGATGTTAGCCGGACTGAAGGGCACTTCTGGCTACCTCGATGACGTCATCGTCGGCGGAGAAACTGAAGAGGAGCACGACCTCAATCTACGGGGTGTCCTGAAGCGAATCCAAGATTTCGGATTCACGATTCGTGTTGACAAGTATTTGTTTCGCAAGCAGCAAATCCGATACTTGGGGCACATCGTCGACAGTCGCGGGTTGCGGCCAGATCCGGCGAAAATCGAGGCGATCACCAAGCTGCCGCCTCCAGCCGATGTATCCGGTGTGCGATCGTTTTTGGGGGCCATCAACTACTACGGCAAGTTCGTCCCCAACATGCGCATGCTACGCTACCCGCTCGACAATCTCCTCAAGGTGGAGACGAAGTTCAGCTGGAGTCcggagtgccagaaagcgttcgACCGGTTCAAGCAGATTCACTCGTCGGATCTTCTCCTCACACACTACGATCCGAAGGGGGAAATCATCGTTTCTGCTGACGCTTCATCCGTTGGACTTGGGGCTACCATTAGCCATAGGTTCCCAGATGGAACCATCAAGGTGGTCCAACATGCATCCAGGGCGCTCATGAAGGCAGAACAGGCCTACAGTCAGCCCGATCGCGAAGGTCTGGCCAtcatcttcgccatcacgaagTTCCACAAAATGCTCTTCGGACGGCACTTCCGTTTGCAAACCGATCATCGCCCGCTGCTTCGTATCTTCGGCTCTAAGAAGGGAATTCCAGTGTACACTGCGAACCGCCTGCAACGCTTCGCCCTCAACTTGCTGCTCTACGACTTTGAGATCGAGTACGTGTCCACTGAGAAGTTCGGCAACGCAGACCTGCTCTCCCGGTTGATCGACCAGCACATCAAGCCTGAAGAGGACTACGTCATCGCGAGTCTCAATCTGGAAGAGGATATTAGGTCAGTAGTAACTAATACGGTTAAAGTGTTGCCTCTCAATTTCATAGTCGTTGCGCAAAGCACCCAAGCAGATCCGCTGCTCCGTCAAGTCCACCGCTACGTTCAGAACGGCTGGCCCCAGTCAACACTCGATGGGTCAGAACTTCGCCGGTTCCAATCAAGGCAGGAATCGCTCTCTGTGGTGGATGGGTGTATTTTGTTTGCCGAACGACTCGTCATTCCGTCGCTGCATCGGAAACGGTGCCTCGAACAGCTGAACCGTGGCCATCCGGGCATGCAGCGAATGAAAGCCATCGCTAGGAGCTACGTGTACTGGCCTACGTTGGATGCTGACATCGTCAGCTTCGTCAAGGCATGCCAGCAGTGTGCGTCTGTAGCTCGATCACCTCCTCACTCTCCACCGGTGCCGTGGCCCAAATTGACCGCTCCGTGGCAACGCGTCCACGTCGACTTCGCCGGTCCAATCGAAGGCGACTACTACCTGCTCGCTATCGATTCGTTCTCTAAGTGGCCCGAGATCATCCGAACGACCCGCATCACCTCTGCTGCGACCATCAGCATCTTGCGTGCGTTGTTCGCGCGGCTGGGTATGCCCGTAACCTTGGTCAGTGACAACGGTACCCAGTTTACCAGCACCGAATTTGCCGATTTCTGTCACCAGAGCCTGTCTCCAGTGCTGAGAGAACCATGGTAG
- the LOC129781561 gene encoding probable RNA helicase armi, translated as MPASIERTSGCPGSCPNFLLKLYKKGVRPEDIGIITPYQQQVKTIRRILDESNLQKPKIGSVEEFQGQERMVIIISTVRTSKSLLQSDLQHALGFIASPKRLNVAISRARALLVIFGSPHLLSADKHWRNLLFRAINSGSYCGCDLPEHIDPTEPALNGDAHKEE; from the coding sequence ATGCCAGCAAGCATCGAACGAACGTCGGGGTGCCCCGGATCATGTCCGAACTTCCTGCTGAAGCTCTACAAGAAAGGCGTTCGACCGGAAGACATTGGCATTATCACACCGTACCAACAGCAGGTCAAGACAATTCGGCGTATTCTGGATGAAAGTAATTTGCAGAAACCAAAAATCGGAAGCGTGGAGGAATTCCAAGGCCAGGAGCGTATGGTGATTATTATATCTACTGTGCGAACTTCGAAATCGCTGCTGCAAAGCGACCTGCAGCATGCACTTGGTTTCATTGCCAGCCCAAAGCGCTTGAATGTGGCCATCTCCCGTGCACGGGCGCTGCTTGTGATCTTCGGTAGCCCTCATCTGCTGTCAGCGGACAAACACTGGCGAAATCTGTTGTTCAGGGCGATTAATTCCGGTTCGTACTGTGGGTGCGATCTTCCCGAGCATATTGATCCCACGGAGCCAGCGCTGAATGGCGACGCACACAAGGAGGAGTGA
- the LOC129781577 gene encoding uncharacterized protein LOC129781577 isoform X1 — protein MDRTSVTSRIPTGLRVPRGYRATQAIGGKAESGGKVRFPSKTIPTANEIDPEESLIEDENFPPLFYEDIEDTGDDPYDWEPINISEIDEVYFRKLKAEWELQKMRVENSRLQQENQRLKTAAKGVRLFKYCCLKMLLVVAGEVAQSLFV, from the exons atggACCGAACGAGCGTTACATCCCGAATTCCGACcggcttgagggttccgagaggctatcgggccacccaagcaatTGGAGGTAaagcggaatcgggagggaaagttcgttttccaagcaag actATTCCAACCGCGAACGAGATAGATCCTGAAGAGAGCTTGATTGAGGACGAAAATTTTCCGCCGTTGTTCTATGAAGACATAGAGGATACTGGAGACGACCcgtacgactgggagccgataaACATTTCCGAGATCGACGAGGTATATTTTCGGAAGCTGAAGGCTGAATgggagcttcaaaaaatgagAGTGGAAAACTCCAGATTGCagcaggagaatcaacggctaAAAACAGCAGCAAAAGGGGTAAGACTatttaagtattgttgtttgaaaatgctgctggttgttgcaggagaagtggcgcagtcgctctttgtttaa
- the LOC129781577 gene encoding uncharacterized protein LOC129781577 isoform X2 has product MDRTSVTSRIPTGLRVPRGYRATQAIGGKAESGGKVRFPSKTIPTANEIDPEESLIEDENFPPLFYEDIEDTGDDPYDWEPINISEIDEVYFRKLKAEWELQKMRVENSRLQQENQRLKTAAKGLLLSIHY; this is encoded by the exons atggACCGAACGAGCGTTACATCCCGAATTCCGACcggcttgagggttccgagaggctatcgggccacccaagcaatTGGAGGTAaagcggaatcgggagggaaagttcgttttccaagcaag actATTCCAACCGCGAACGAGATAGATCCTGAAGAGAGCTTGATTGAGGACGAAAATTTTCCGCCGTTGTTCTATGAAGACATAGAGGATACTGGAGACGACCcgtacgactgggagccgataaACATTTCCGAGATCGACGAGGTATATTTTCGGAAGCTGAAGGCTGAATgggagcttcaaaaaatgagAGTGGAAAACTCCAGATTGCagcaggagaatcaacggctaAAAACAGCAGCAAAAGGG cTTCTTTTATCAATACACTactga